The following proteins are encoded in a genomic region of Phragmites australis chromosome 9, lpPhrAust1.1, whole genome shotgun sequence:
- the LOC133928393 gene encoding uncharacterized protein LOC133928393, whose amino-acid sequence MVDYYAMDIHRSPLHGNIDLECILSVICGLVTKAGSEDEVLQITELICSKLTQQPDEKPAMRLKVLFSLYNLLPNPYGKTFLYKKAFELATARKAAEFIIPSFKNIDSFVSD is encoded by the exons ATGGTCGACTACTACGCCATGGACATCCACAGGTCGCCGCTCCACGGCAACATAGATCTTGAGTGCATCCTGTCCGTCATCTGCGGCCTCGTCACCAAGGCCGGATCCGAAGACGAGGTCCTGCAGATCACCGAGCTCATCTGCTCCAAGCTCACCCAGCAGCCCGACGAGAAGCCGGCGATGCGCCTCAAAGT TCTCTTCAGCTTGTATAATCTGCTCCCGAACCCCTATGGCAAGACATTTCTTTACAAGAAGGCTTTTGAGCTCGCCACTGCCAGAAAGGCTGCCGAGTTCATCATCCCATCTTTCAAGAACATCGACAGCTTCGTTAGCGACTGA